The Boseongicola sp. DNA segment TCAAACGCGAGTCCGAGCGGCTTTGGGAGCGCCATGTCGAGAAATATGGACCGCCCCTGATCCGGCTGGATTCCGGCGCACCGGGGCCGCAGGAGATGCCAGCCTTCACGCTGGGCGCGCTGCTGGACGACCAGAGCCCCATGCCGGACGACATCATCGCGCCGCGCGTTCTGACGCCGGGCGGGCTGCTGGTGCTCGGTGGCGCGCCCAAGGTCGGTAAGAGCGACCTGCTGATCTCTTGGTTGGTCCACATGGCCGCGGGCCAACCCTTTCTGGGCTTCACCCCTCCACGGCCGCTGCGGATCTTCTATCTGCAGGCCGAGATTCAGTATCACTACCTGCGCGAACGGCTGAAACAGATCGCCCTGCCGCCAGAGGTCCTGGCCGCTGCGCGCGACACATTCGTCGCCACGCCGAAACTGAAAATGCTGCTCGACAACGAAGGCAGCGTGCGCGTGGCCCGTGCCATTCAGACCGTGTTCCCCGATGCACCCCCCGACATCCTCTGCGTCGACCCGATCCGGAACCTCTTTGACGGCGGACCCGATGGTGGCGGCGAAAACGACAACACCGCCATGATGTTCTTCTTGAAGGAACGGGTGGAGGTTCTGCGCGATCATATCGACCCCGATTGCGGGGTCATCCTGATCCACCACACCAAGAAGCTCAGCAAGCAGCAGGTAAAGGACGATCCCTTCCTCGCACTCTCCGGAGCCAGTGCGCTGCGCGGCTTCTACACCTCTGGCCTGATCCTGCACCGCCCGGACGAGGACTTGTCGGAGCGAAAGCTGGAGATCGAGCTGCGCAATGGTCCCGCGCTGCCGCCAAAGGTGATCGACAAGGTCGGCGGCCAATGGGTCGAGATCAACCCGATGAACGAACGCCTCGTTCGCCAGGAAGTCGGCGCGAAACATGATGCCGAGCGCGATCGCAAGCGCGATGTCATTGTCGGCATTTTGTTCGAAGAAGCAGCTGAGGGCCGTCTGTATACGACAATGCAGTTCGCCGAAAAGTTCGAAAACAAGGGCGGTCTGGGCAGCAAATACACGATCAGGGAACGCCTCAGTGTCCTCGCTACGAAAGGTTTCGTGAAGTTTCTGAGGAACGGATCCGGGTTCGGCTACCCGGTGGTGCGGTCACGGTTCGGCTATCTGGCTGTTGAGGGTATGCATTTCGGCCCCGAGCAGTCGGTCGATCCTGAGACTGGAGAAGTCTCGGAAACGGCCCGTCCTGTCCTCCCGAGCCACTACAAATGCCCGCAATCCGGGGTCTGCCTGCAAGTCGAAAACCCCTCCGTCTGGGTCTACCCGATGGCAGGCAAAGATGACGGAAAATCAGGCCCAACTCCTAAGAGTGAGGCCTAACTCCTATGTCCTCACCAACTCCTCAATCAATGAAAACAATGACTTGTGCGCCGCGAGGAGTTGGGGGGGGCTAACTCCTCCCTCACTCCTCGCGGATCCTGATTTTCAATTTGAGATCAGCCTCTTACCCACATCCGAGGAGTTAGGTGTGAAACCCCCATACGTCGAGGGGTATCCGCGCGCGGGTTTCGACGCTCCCTGCACATCCCGATCCGACGACGGCGGCCCGTACCGCCAAGCACATGACTGCCGTCGTCTTCCACCCCCGAAGCCAACCCGAAAAGGAGACCACGATGGCTGAAACGACTCTGACCACCAGGATGCAGGAGGCAATCCCCAATCTGCCACCTGCTTTCCGCGCCGACCGCACATTGCTCGCGCTCGATCTCGGCACGACGACAGGCTGGGCCATGCATGGCGCCGATGGGCTGATCACCAGCGGCACCGTGTCCTTCCGGCCCGGCCGGTTCGACGGCGGCGGTATGCGCTACCTGCGCTTCAGCAATTGGCTTGCCGAACTCGACCGCCTGTCCGGCCCGATCGCGGCCATCTGGTTTGAGGAAGTCCGCCGCCACGCAGGCACCGATGCGGCCCACGTTTATGGAGGTCTTATGGCCACGCTGACCGCGTGGGCGGAGATGCGCGGCGTGCCCTACGAGGGCGTCCCGGTCGGCACGATCAAGCGCTTCGCGACCGGCAAGGGCAACGCCAACAAGGAGGCCATGATCGCATCCGCCCGGTCGCGCGGCTTCAGTTCCGCCGACGACAATGAGGCCGACGCCATCGCGATCCTGTTCTGGGCGCTGGAGACCAAGGGGGGCATGCAATGACCGGATGCGGTTCGTGCCCAAGGGCTATGGCGGTCATCGCCGCAGCCCTGACGAGGTGAAGCGCGATGGCTGGCAGGAGCAAGGCCTGCTGGCCGTTGCCATCGACGATCACCGCCTGACCTGGCCGGAGCGTGAGTTGGTCCGGCAACTCGGCGAGAAGTTGTATGGGCATTGCCCGCGAGATCGGGAGGTGTCGCAATGACGGACTGGACACTCGACCTCGTGGAGGAACGGCTGGCCGAAGCCGCCTTCGTCCTGAAGCGCCTGCCCGAGCCGCGGAGGCAGGGATACTTCAGCACATGGCCTGAGATGGTCTACAGCTTCGCCGACAAGGTGGGCCAGGAGCCAAAACCCATGCGTGTGCTGCCCTCGCCGCAGGCGATCAGCCGGATGGAGCAGACCCTGACCTGGACCGCCTGTCTCGAGCCCATCGACGGCAAGATCGTCTGGATGAAGGCGCATGGTGAACGCTGGAAAGAGATCTGCTGGGCGGTCGGTCTGCAGCGCTCTGCAACTCACCAGCACTGGCAATTCGGGATTTCCGTCATCGCACTCACGCTCAACAGGCGACGGTTCAACCGCAACATGTCGAAGCGCCGCGTGATCGAACTGGCCGCTGGCGCGTAAGCGCCCGCAGCCACTAGGAAAGTGTCCGGCGGACAGTTTTCGACGAGACAGAAAGCCCGGCTGGGGGTTAGAAAAGGGATATACTCGGGAGAGGCGCGCGCGGGACGGCCCGCGCCGCTGGACCCCGGGGTCCACCGAAGGATCCACTCGGGTAACCCATTGAATTCTTGGTTCCTTCTGGGCCACTTTCGTATGCTGGCGGGCGAGGCGCGCAATATCGCCAGCGACAGGGCCGGTTTTTTGGGAAGCCACCCCGGCGGGCATCCACCCGCGATCTGCTGAAAACCACAACAAAACAAACCTTTGGCATCGGATACGCCCGATGGCCGCTGGCCCCCTCGCGGAGTCCAGGCTGGCCGCCGGTGTCCGGAGTCCACCCGATTGAGGCGCACCGACCCGCATGACCCTGAGCTTTGCCCCGGACGCGATCGAGACCTGGCCGCTGGCCAAGCTCCAGCCTTATGCCAAGAACGCGAAGGCGCATGGCGTGGACCAGGTTGCGAAGATCGCCGCCAGCATGGCCGAGTTCGGCTGGACGGTGCCGTGCCTCGTCGCGGACGACGGCGAGCTAATCGCGGGCCATGGCCGCGTCCTGGCCGCTACGCAGCTCGGTCTGACCGAAGCGCCAGTGATCGTGCTGGGCCATCTGACCGAGGCGCAGCGCCGTGCCTACCGGATCGCGGACAACAAGCTGACGGAACTGGGAACGTGGGACGAGGCGCTGCTGTCGGCGGAACTCAACGACCTGCTGGCCGAGGATTACGACCTGTCGCTGGTCGGCTTTTCGGACGGCGAATTGGACAAGCTACTGGCCTATGTGCCGGAAGGGGACGGCGAAGAAGGTGGTGCCGGAGGCTCCGTGCCGCCGGTGACCATCCCCGAGCCGCCACGCAATCCGGCATCGCAAACGGGCGATCTCTGGATCCTCGGCGATTACCGGCTGCTCTGCGGAGACTCGACCTCCCACCACGATGTGCGCCGCTTGATGAACGGCGAGCGCGCGATCCTGTTCGCAACCGATCCGCCGTACCTCGTCGACTATGATGGATCGAACCATCCGACGCGGAACAAGGATTGGTCAGCGTCTTATGGCACCACGTGGGACGACTCTTCGCAGGGCGCGGAGCTCTATGACGGGTTCATCGCGGCGGCAGTGGCCGAGGCGATTACTGAAAACGCGGCCTGGTATTGCTGGCACGCGTCCCGTCGCCAGGCAATGCTGGAAGCCTGCTGGGAAAAGGCGGGAGCCTTCGTGCACCAGCAGATCATCTGGGTGAAGGACCGCGGGGTTCTGACCCGCTCGCATTATCTCTGGAAGCACGAGCCCTGCTTCATGGGCTGGCGCCGTCCGAACCGCCCGCCGAAGGTGGCCGAGGAAACGCTGCCCTCCACATGGGCGCTGCCGAGCTTTGCGAAGGACGACCGGCCCGACCACCCGACGCCGAAACCGCTGGACGCCTTCGGGATCCCTATGCGCCAGCACGTCGCGCGGGGCGGTCTTTGCTACGAGCCGTTCTGTGGATCCGGATCGCAGATCATGGCCGGTGAAGCCAATGGC contains these protein-coding regions:
- a CDS encoding AAA family ATPase, which gives rise to MTDEPTDQSDSDQDPAMRDDTTSDTPKENIVHFNPWRDFNDAAPQVDVFGDEPDPKQLAQFMQVVFGYCDGLIPVRSFIDKGQGIDGRPHNIWLEADQAAPEKMATFATWASREGAAVYVIPGTVAAPGQAKAAEILQMQTVVVDLDTGDIAAKRAHLERHLGAPTMVVESGGVTPEGQRKAHVWWALTEPGEGEDIARVCRLRGDIAAKVGGDVHFRSAHQPIRVAGSVYYKNSLKTQVRIVELNTDRERDLAEFIEAVTDMPPAPGVSLQPEFSHPDKPAMDDVLVTPVREGAQDDWSRFEGASAAIGHFIRMVHEGRMTKDEGWEGICGYNAAMLRPQWPVERLKRESERLWERHVEKYGPPLIRLDSGAPGPQEMPAFTLGALLDDQSPMPDDIIAPRVLTPGGLLVLGGAPKVGKSDLLISWLVHMAAGQPFLGFTPPRPLRIFYLQAEIQYHYLRERLKQIALPPEVLAAARDTFVATPKLKMLLDNEGSVRVARAIQTVFPDAPPDILCVDPIRNLFDGGPDGGGENDNTAMMFFLKERVEVLRDHIDPDCGVILIHHTKKLSKQQVKDDPFLALSGASALRGFYTSGLILHRPDEDLSERKLEIELRNGPALPPKVIDKVGGQWVEINPMNERLVRQEVGAKHDAERDRKRDVIVGILFEEAAEGRLYTTMQFAEKFENKGGLGSKYTIRERLSVLATKGFVKFLRNGSGFGYPVVRSRFGYLAVEGMHFGPEQSVDPETGEVSETARPVLPSHYKCPQSGVCLQVENPSVWVYPMAGKDDGKSGPTPKSEA
- a CDS encoding DNA methylase produces the protein MTLSFAPDAIETWPLAKLQPYAKNAKAHGVDQVAKIAASMAEFGWTVPCLVADDGELIAGHGRVLAATQLGLTEAPVIVLGHLTEAQRRAYRIADNKLTELGTWDEALLSAELNDLLAEDYDLSLVGFSDGELDKLLAYVPEGDGEEGGAGGSVPPVTIPEPPRNPASQTGDLWILGDYRLLCGDSTSHHDVRRLMNGERAILFATDPPYLVDYDGSNHPTRNKDWSASYGTTWDDSSQGAELYDGFIAAAVAEAITENAAWYCWHASRRQAMLEACWEKAGAFVHQQIIWVKDRGVLTRSHYLWKHEPCFMGWRRPNRPPKVAEETLPSTWALPSFAKDDRPDHPTPKPLDAFGIPMRQHVARGGLCYEPFCGSGSQIMAGEANGRRVFAMEISPAYIDVAVERWQADTGRDAILDGDGRTFAESKAERLGQPANDEEAAA